One Nesterenkonia populi DNA window includes the following coding sequences:
- a CDS encoding alcohol dehydrogenase catalytic domain-containing protein, giving the protein MKAVTWQGTHKVSVETVPDPTIQKPNDAVIEVTSTAVCGSDLHLYEVLGPFMTPGDIVGHEPMGRVVETGSGTDLKVGDRVVIPFQIACGSCYFCNKGLQTQCETTQNTDMGTGAPLFGYSQLYGQIPGGQAQYLRVPYADYGPIKVGDELPDHRYLFLSDVLPTAWQAVAYANVSEGDSVAVIGLGPIGQFSARIAKHLGMHVYAIEPEAERREMAARHGIEVFPNNEDAVAAIKDKTKGRGPDAVIDAVGMEAHGDLQSSMAKFAQLGAQFLPKKLSQPVMDNFGMDRLAAVYTAIDLVRRGGTISLSGVYGGQASPLPMLTLFDKQVNIAMGQANVKNWIDKLLPLVEDASDPLGVDDFVTHHLPLDQAPAAYEKFQKKEDGCIKVVLDPQAS; this is encoded by the coding sequence GTGAAGGCAGTGACATGGCAGGGCACCCATAAGGTGTCTGTGGAGACCGTCCCGGACCCCACTATCCAGAAGCCCAACGACGCCGTCATCGAGGTGACCTCCACGGCAGTCTGCGGATCCGACCTGCATCTCTACGAGGTGCTCGGCCCCTTCATGACTCCCGGCGACATCGTCGGCCACGAGCCGATGGGCCGCGTCGTCGAGACGGGCTCCGGCACCGACCTGAAGGTGGGCGATCGTGTCGTCATCCCGTTCCAGATCGCCTGCGGCAGCTGCTACTTCTGCAATAAGGGTCTGCAGACGCAGTGCGAGACCACGCAGAACACTGACATGGGCACCGGAGCTCCTCTGTTCGGCTACTCCCAGCTCTACGGCCAGATCCCCGGCGGTCAGGCGCAGTACCTGCGGGTTCCCTACGCTGACTACGGGCCCATCAAGGTCGGCGACGAGCTGCCCGACCACCGGTACCTGTTCCTCTCCGACGTGCTTCCCACCGCCTGGCAGGCCGTGGCCTACGCCAACGTCTCCGAGGGCGACTCCGTAGCAGTCATTGGCCTGGGCCCGATCGGCCAGTTCAGCGCCCGCATCGCTAAGCATCTCGGCATGCATGTGTACGCCATCGAGCCTGAGGCTGAGCGTCGCGAGATGGCGGCACGCCACGGCATCGAAGTCTTCCCCAACAATGAGGACGCCGTAGCCGCCATCAAGGACAAGACCAAGGGACGCGGCCCCGATGCGGTGATCGACGCCGTCGGCATGGAAGCTCACGGCGACCTGCAGTCCTCCATGGCAAAGTTCGCACAGCTGGGCGCCCAGTTCCTGCCCAAGAAGCTCTCCCAGCCAGTGATGGACAACTTCGGCATGGACCGGCTGGCGGCCGTCTACACCGCTATCGACCTGGTGCGCCGCGGCGGGACGATCAGCCTCTCCGGCGTCTACGGGGGTCAGGCCTCTCCCCTGCCGATGCTCACGCTCTTCGACAAGCAGGTGAATATCGCGATGGGGCAGGCCAACGTGAAGAACTGGATCGACAAGCTCCTGCCTCTGGTGGAGGACGCCTCCGACCCGCTGGGCGTGGACGACTTTGTCACCCATCACCTTCCCCTGGACCAGGCGCCTGCCGCCTACGAGAAGTTCCAGAAGAAGGAGGATGGCTGCATCAAGGTGGTCCTGGACCCCCAGGCCAGCTGA